A stretch of the Pristis pectinata isolate sPriPec2 chromosome 7, sPriPec2.1.pri, whole genome shotgun sequence genome encodes the following:
- the LOC127572469 gene encoding uncharacterized protein LOC127572469 isoform X1, translating to MSLLCVWLPAVLLLDSVRTDITDGWLIPGADEVFAMEGASAVLPCNFTNIVTAHMLSYTAIWSKDDLRGYNAIVKCTYLSHRDPWCNESIQEAGGGRHRLVGNLGQKDASIMVERLMKNDSGQYRCNILQTTGIPLSFKVTQLHVRAPGRSVSVVTRSEGASAMLPCVFTRPPLNHILHTVTWVRKDPYRHIVTFRHHRNGSWTAENGETRYELVGDPKQGNASTRIKQLSAEDSDGYLCLVFRDQVNDGTTLPTFTLLFQSEIRLLVRSEVLPIVVLCIPLGLKTIVLLVMCIILCRSKPRNNPDRSTAGG from the exons ATGAGTTTGCTGTGCGTTTGGCTGCCTGCTGTCCTGCTGTTGGACTCAGTTCGCACTGACA TCACCGATGGTTGGTTAATTCCTGGTGCTGATGAAGTGTTTGCCATGGAAGGGGCCTCCGCTGTGTTACCATGCAATTTTACCAACATAGTCACTGCCCACATGCTCTCTTACACTGCAATATGGAGCAAAGATGACCTACGGGGTTACAATGCCATTGTTAAATGTACATACCTCAGTCACAGAGACCCCTGGTGCAATGAATCGATTCAAGAGGCCGGAGGGGGTCGGCACAGATTGGTCGGGAACCTCGGTCAAAAGGATGCCTCGATAATGGTGGAACGTCTGATGAAGAATGACAGTGGCCAGTATCGGTGTAACATTCTGCAAACCACTGGAATCCCTCTATCATTCAAGGTTACACAGCTGCATGTCAGAG CTCCTGGCAGGAGTGTCTCAGTGGTAACCAGGTCTGAGGGAGCTTCAGCTATGTTACCCTGTGTGTTCACACGGCCTCCGCTCAACCACATTCTACACACGGTGACATGGGTGAGGAAGGATCCCTACCGACACATCGTCACCTTCAGACACCATAGAAATGGGTCCTGGACAGCGGAAAACGGAGAAACTCGGTACGAGCTCGTCGGGGACCCAAAGCAGGGAAACGCCTCGACCAGGATCAAGCAGCTGAGTGCGGAGGACAGTGACGGGTACCTGTGTCTGGTGTTCAGGGACCAGGTTAATGACGGAACTACATTACCCACATTCACCCTCCTCTTCCAGAGTGAGATCCGTCTGCTGGTCAGATCCG AGGTGCTCCCCATTGTAGTGTTGTGCATCCCACTTGGATTGAAAACGATTGTCCTTTTAGTGATGTGCATCATTTTATGCAGGAGCAAACCAAG AAATAATCCAGACCGATCCACTGCTGGAGGCTGA
- the LOC127572469 gene encoding uncharacterized protein LOC127572469 isoform X2, whose protein sequence is MSLLCVWLPAVLLLDSVRTDITDGWLIPGADEVFAMEGASAVLPCNFTNIVTAHMLSYTAIWSKDDLRGYNAIVKCTYLSHRDPWCNESIQEAGGGRHRLVGNLGQKDASIMVERLMKNDSGQYRCNILQTTGIPLSFKVTQLHVRAPGRSVSVVTRSEGASAMLPCVFTRPPLNHILHTVTWVRKDPYRHIVTFRHHRNGSWTAENGETRYELVGDPKQGNASTRIKQLSAEDSDGYLCLVFRDQVNDGTTLPTFTLLFQSEIRLLVRSEIIQTDPLLEAENPCFHPHATLP, encoded by the exons ATGAGTTTGCTGTGCGTTTGGCTGCCTGCTGTCCTGCTGTTGGACTCAGTTCGCACTGACA TCACCGATGGTTGGTTAATTCCTGGTGCTGATGAAGTGTTTGCCATGGAAGGGGCCTCCGCTGTGTTACCATGCAATTTTACCAACATAGTCACTGCCCACATGCTCTCTTACACTGCAATATGGAGCAAAGATGACCTACGGGGTTACAATGCCATTGTTAAATGTACATACCTCAGTCACAGAGACCCCTGGTGCAATGAATCGATTCAAGAGGCCGGAGGGGGTCGGCACAGATTGGTCGGGAACCTCGGTCAAAAGGATGCCTCGATAATGGTGGAACGTCTGATGAAGAATGACAGTGGCCAGTATCGGTGTAACATTCTGCAAACCACTGGAATCCCTCTATCATTCAAGGTTACACAGCTGCATGTCAGAG CTCCTGGCAGGAGTGTCTCAGTGGTAACCAGGTCTGAGGGAGCTTCAGCTATGTTACCCTGTGTGTTCACACGGCCTCCGCTCAACCACATTCTACACACGGTGACATGGGTGAGGAAGGATCCCTACCGACACATCGTCACCTTCAGACACCATAGAAATGGGTCCTGGACAGCGGAAAACGGAGAAACTCGGTACGAGCTCGTCGGGGACCCAAAGCAGGGAAACGCCTCGACCAGGATCAAGCAGCTGAGTGCGGAGGACAGTGACGGGTACCTGTGTCTGGTGTTCAGGGACCAGGTTAATGACGGAACTACATTACCCACATTCACCCTCCTCTTCCAGAGTGAGATCCGTCTGCTGGTCAGATCCG AAATAATCCAGACCGATCCACTGCTGGAGGCTGAGAACCCGTGTTTTCATCCACACGCAACCCTGCCCTAA
- the LOC127572469 gene encoding uncharacterized protein LOC127572469 isoform X3: MEGASAVLPCNFTNIVTAHMLSYTAIWSKDDLRGYNAIVKCTYLSHRDPWCNESIQEAGGGRHRLVGNLGQKDASIMVERLMKNDSGQYRCNILQTTGIPLSFKVTQLHVRAPGRSVSVVTRSEGASAMLPCVFTRPPLNHILHTVTWVRKDPYRHIVTFRHHRNGSWTAENGETRYELVGDPKQGNASTRIKQLSAEDSDGYLCLVFRDQVNDGTTLPTFTLLFQSEIRLLVRSEVLPIVVLCIPLGLKTIVLLVMCIILCRSKPRNNPDRSTAGG, encoded by the exons ATGGAAGGGGCCTCCGCTGTGTTACCATGCAATTTTACCAACATAGTCACTGCCCACATGCTCTCTTACACTGCAATATGGAGCAAAGATGACCTACGGGGTTACAATGCCATTGTTAAATGTACATACCTCAGTCACAGAGACCCCTGGTGCAATGAATCGATTCAAGAGGCCGGAGGGGGTCGGCACAGATTGGTCGGGAACCTCGGTCAAAAGGATGCCTCGATAATGGTGGAACGTCTGATGAAGAATGACAGTGGCCAGTATCGGTGTAACATTCTGCAAACCACTGGAATCCCTCTATCATTCAAGGTTACACAGCTGCATGTCAGAG CTCCTGGCAGGAGTGTCTCAGTGGTAACCAGGTCTGAGGGAGCTTCAGCTATGTTACCCTGTGTGTTCACACGGCCTCCGCTCAACCACATTCTACACACGGTGACATGGGTGAGGAAGGATCCCTACCGACACATCGTCACCTTCAGACACCATAGAAATGGGTCCTGGACAGCGGAAAACGGAGAAACTCGGTACGAGCTCGTCGGGGACCCAAAGCAGGGAAACGCCTCGACCAGGATCAAGCAGCTGAGTGCGGAGGACAGTGACGGGTACCTGTGTCTGGTGTTCAGGGACCAGGTTAATGACGGAACTACATTACCCACATTCACCCTCCTCTTCCAGAGTGAGATCCGTCTGCTGGTCAGATCCG AGGTGCTCCCCATTGTAGTGTTGTGCATCCCACTTGGATTGAAAACGATTGTCCTTTTAGTGATGTGCATCATTTTATGCAGGAGCAAACCAAG AAATAATCCAGACCGATCCACTGCTGGAGGCTGA